In Cytobacillus oceanisediminis, the following proteins share a genomic window:
- a CDS encoding response regulator — protein MALKIAIVDDHKLFREGVKRILEMEEDLEVVAEGEDGRDALIIDKNYKPDVMIMDIDMPNMNGIKATDKLNENKSKSKVIILSFYDDENYVTRVLQNGAAGYLLKDIGAKGLIEAIRIVASGGSYLDPKVTQNIIKEYKRLTELNSGSNHASSQNYQRPLHILTRRECEVLQLLADGNSNTGISKALFISDKTVKNHVSSILRKIKVHDRTQAVLLAIKKGWVRIG, from the coding sequence ATGGCGCTAAAAATTGCGATTGTAGATGATCATAAGCTCTTCAGAGAAGGGGTCAAACGGATACTGGAAATGGAAGAGGACCTTGAAGTAGTTGCTGAAGGGGAAGATGGCCGTGATGCTCTCATAATTGATAAGAATTATAAGCCTGACGTTATGATTATGGATATCGATATGCCTAATATGAATGGCATCAAAGCAACGGATAAGCTGAATGAAAACAAATCAAAAAGCAAAGTCATTATTTTATCTTTTTATGATGATGAGAATTATGTCACGAGGGTGCTCCAGAATGGTGCAGCCGGATACCTGCTTAAAGATATTGGTGCAAAAGGGCTAATCGAAGCGATCAGGATTGTTGCCAGTGGAGGCAGTTATCTGGATCCCAAGGTTACGCAAAATATTATAAAGGAATACAAAAGGCTTACAGAATTAAATTCAGGCAGCAATCATGCGTCAAGTCAGAATTATCAGCGTCCACTGCATATATTGACTCGCCGCGAATGCGAGGTGCTTCAGCTGCTGGCAGATGGGAATAGCAATACTGGCATCAGTAAAGCGCTTTTTATTAGCGATAAAACGGTTAAAAATCATGTAAGCAGCATTTTGAGAAAGATAAAAGTTCATGATCGGACACAGGCAGTCCTTCTCGCCATCAAAAAGGGCTGGGTCAGAATCGGTTAG
- a CDS encoding helix-turn-helix domain-containing protein — protein sequence MNRFYKRYSDLIFHLLSENKWISLAQLAERTGFSKSTIWRDLEFLETILPEDWKLEKHETFGVRLRKPESGTLESILREIRDKNTYFHTLKLILLSDGIDISLISNEVHVSRSTAYRHIEKLQEVLKESQLTLTSSPFKVVGDERNIRRFIMQYLDLMSFKPDAEKDWLHSGDFQSALMELTSSYSMTLRTGAIQRLKMILYISNLRMSMGYFVSFPKTLVDAYKESKFFLAAKELVHYMAKAKIPSRETQLQEILFFAIYLMSEERPTNRSQHLRYLRTRRIGEREHPFSVYLENLSNIAGFNLTDDDIFLFHIYQTFKRIYLEKELNTETLHSSMIQYLPYYETNPLFKTIEDLGFKTFSKVPLIFKKLDVLEIFTLLQAAILRRRNRHVIQAALVCRTYYEKDYIREVLKYHFGKQLSISTLDSSSIDLISEYEEFDLVISTDLNHSSKLIGDLPAINVSAFPTGSELMEIRQFIHDHFLKQMDLDKEVIYPYEKQDEPYK from the coding sequence ATGAACCGGTTTTATAAACGCTACTCAGATTTAATCTTTCATTTGCTCAGTGAAAATAAATGGATCAGTTTAGCTCAACTGGCAGAACGAACAGGTTTTTCAAAAAGCACGATATGGCGTGATTTGGAATTCCTGGAGACGATTCTGCCGGAGGATTGGAAGCTGGAAAAGCATGAGACTTTTGGCGTTAGGCTGAGAAAGCCTGAAAGCGGCACTCTGGAAAGCATTTTGAGAGAAATTCGCGATAAGAATACTTATTTCCATACGTTAAAGCTGATTTTATTAAGCGATGGAATAGACATTTCTCTGATATCCAATGAAGTGCATGTAAGCCGTTCAACCGCATACCGCCACATTGAAAAGCTTCAGGAGGTTTTGAAGGAATCACAGCTTACATTAACTTCGAGTCCTTTCAAAGTAGTCGGAGATGAAAGAAATATCAGGCGTTTTATCATGCAATACTTAGATTTAATGAGCTTTAAACCGGATGCTGAGAAGGATTGGCTGCATTCCGGGGATTTTCAGTCGGCATTGATGGAGCTGACCTCGAGCTATTCGATGACTCTCCGGACAGGAGCTATTCAACGCCTCAAAATGATTTTATATATTTCAAATTTGCGTATGTCTATGGGCTATTTTGTTTCGTTTCCAAAAACTTTGGTGGATGCGTATAAGGAAAGTAAATTTTTCCTCGCGGCTAAAGAATTAGTGCACTATATGGCTAAAGCCAAAATTCCATCCAGGGAAACACAGCTCCAGGAAATACTATTCTTTGCCATTTATTTAATGAGTGAGGAAAGGCCGACGAATAGATCGCAGCATCTGCGTTATCTCCGCACGAGGAGGATAGGCGAAAGGGAGCACCCTTTTTCTGTCTACTTAGAAAACCTTTCCAATATAGCTGGCTTCAATTTAACAGATGATGATATCTTTTTATTTCACATTTACCAGACATTTAAGAGAATTTATCTTGAAAAAGAATTAAATACCGAAACACTCCATAGCTCAATGATACAATACCTGCCATATTATGAGACTAATCCACTTTTCAAAACGATAGAGGACCTGGGATTCAAAACATTCTCTAAAGTCCCTCTTATTTTTAAAAAGCTGGATGTTCTTGAAATCTTTACACTTCTCCAGGCTGCTATTCTGCGAAGGAGGAATAGGCATGTAATACAGGCTGCGCTTGTGTGCCGGACATATTATGAAAAGGATTATATTAGGGAAGTGCTAAAATATCATTTTGGCAAACAGCTTTCTATATCAACGCTTGATTCATCAAGCATCGATTTAATTTCAGAATATGAAGAGTTCGATCTGGTCATTTCAACCGATTTGAATCATTCATCCAAGCTGATAGGGGACCTGCCAGCCATAAATGTTTCTGCATTTCCGACAGGTTCAGAGCTTATGGAAATCAGACAATTCATACATGATCATTTTCTAAAACAAATGGACCTGGACAAAGAGGTGATCTATCCCTATGAAAAGCAGGATGAGCCATACAAATAA